The Vicia villosa cultivar HV-30 ecotype Madison, WI unplaced genomic scaffold, Vvil1.0 ctg.001359F_1_1, whole genome shotgun sequence genome contains a region encoding:
- the LOC131634800 gene encoding allene oxide synthase 3-like has translation MASSEPKQSSTTKNNDNHLPLKQIPGSYGLPFFGPIFDRHDYFYNQGRDKFFSTRIQKYNSTIFRTNMPPGPFISSNPRVIALLDAASFPILFDNKKVEKHNVFDGTFMPSTNFTGGYRVCAQLDTTEPNHALIKGFFLNQLLLRKDSFVPLFRSILSEAFNEIEEGLSGKSGKADFNTIFSVASFNFMFRLFCDNKDPSETKLGSQGPKMSDTWILFQLFPIETLKLPKIFNYLEDLLLRTLPFPACLTSSSYKKLYEAFSSSAVTLLNEAEKAGLKRSEACHQLIFIACFNSYGGFKNQFPTLFKLVGLSGQELHKELATEIRTVVKQEGGVTIQALEKMPLVKSVVYETMRIEPIVRYQYAKAREDLIVESHDAAFEVKKGEMLFGYQSFATKDPKIFDDAEVFVPKRFVGEGEKLLKYVLWSNGKETDEPSVDNKQCPGKNLVVLLCRLFLVEFFLRYDTFTFETKEAVVGVSITITSLTKASTI, from the exons ATGGCATCATCAGAACCAAAACAATCTTCCACCACCAAGAACAACGACAACCACCTCCCACTAAAACAAATCCCTGGCAGCTATGGCCTCCCCTTCTTCGGGCCGATCTTCGATCGCCACGATTATTTCTACAACCAAGGAAGAGACAAATTCTTCTcaacaagaatccaaaaatacAATTCAACAATCTTCAGAACCAACATGCCACCAGGTCCATTCATTTCCTCTAACCCAAGAGTCATTGCACTCTTGGACGCAGCTTCCTTCCCGATCCTCTTCGACAACAAAAAAGTCGAGAAACACAACGTCTTCGACGGTACCTTCATGCCGTCGACAAACTTCACCGGTGGCTACCGTGTGTGTGCACAGTTAGACACGACTGAACCTAACCATGCTCTTATCAAAGGTTTCTTTCTTAATCAACTTTTGTTGAGAAAAGACTCATTTGTCCCTCTCTTTAGAAGCATACTTTCTGAAGCTTTTAATGAGATTGAAGAAGGGCTTTCTGGTAAAAGTGGTAAAGCGGATTTTAATACTATTTTTAGTGTGGCTTCGTTTAACTTCATGTTTCGgcttttttgtgataataaggaTCCTTCTGAAACTAAACTTGGTTCTCAAGGTCCTAAAATGAGTGATACATGGATTCTGTTTCAACTTTTtccaattgaaaccctaaaacttCCAAAGATTTTCAATTATCTTGAAGATCTCTTGCTACGTACTCTTCCCTTTCCTGCTTGTTTGACAAG CTCCTCTTACAAGAAGCTCTACGAAGCATTTTCTTCTTCAGCTGTAACACTTTTAAACGAAGCAGAAAAAGCAGGATTGAAAAGATCCGAAGCATGTCACCAGCTCATTTTCATAGCTTGTTTCAATTCATACGGAGGATTCAAGAATCAATTCCCAACACTCTTCAAATTGGTTGGTTTAAGCGGCCAAGAGCTACACAAAGAACTCGCAACCGAGATAAGAACCGTCGTAAAACAAGAAGGAGGAGTAACAATTCAGGCATTGGAAAAAATGCCTTTAGTAAAATCTGTTGTCTATGAAACCATGAGGATTGAGCCGATTGTTCGATATCAATATGCAAAAGCAAGAGAGGATTTGATTGTGGAGAGTCATGATGCTGCTTTTGAAGTTAAGAAGGGTGAGATGTTATTTGGATACCAATCTTTTGCTACTAAGGATCCTAAGATTTTCGATGATGCTGAGGTTTTTGTTCCTAAGAGGTTTGTTGGAGAAGGTGAAAAGTTGTTGAAGTATGTTTTGTGGTCGAATGGGAAAGAAACAGATGAGCCTTCTGTGGATAATAAACAGTGTCCTGGGAAGAATCTTGTTGTGCTTTTGTGTAGATTGTTCTTGGTTGAGTTTTTCTTGCGTTATGATACTTTTACTTTTGAGACTAAAGAAGCTGTTGTTGGTGTTTCTATTACCATTACTTCACTCACCAAGGCTTCTACTATCTGA